A genomic segment from Anaerobacillus sp. CMMVII encodes:
- a CDS encoding RNA polymerase sigma factor, with protein sequence MNIEEEIRTIYREYFKDVYHFIVSFTSSHDEAEDLTQEVFVRLFKSLPRFNGRSDLKTWIFSIAKNVAIDHYRSLKRQIIFNDLLLKLTPSKEKTTEEIVEAKEDLRNVDAALKNLKYDYRMVIVLRGINEFTIKETATILGWSESKVKVNYHRGLKLLKESLVSENILFEERWLENE encoded by the coding sequence TTGAACATAGAAGAAGAAATTCGGACTATATACCGAGAATATTTTAAGGATGTGTATCATTTTATTGTCTCTTTTACTAGCAGTCATGATGAAGCTGAAGATCTAACACAAGAGGTTTTCGTTAGATTATTTAAATCACTTCCAAGATTTAATGGAAGATCTGATTTAAAAACTTGGATTTTCTCCATTGCAAAAAATGTTGCTATTGACCATTATCGTAGTCTAAAAAGACAAATAATTTTTAATGATTTATTGTTAAAACTTACTCCATCAAAAGAAAAAACAACTGAAGAAATTGTAGAAGCGAAAGAGGATTTAAGAAATGTTGATGCTGCATTAAAAAACCTTAAATATGATTACAGAATGGTGATTGTTTTAAGAGGAATTAATGAATTCACAATTAAAGAGACAGCTACTATCTTGGGCTGGAGCGAATCAAAAGTGAAAGTAAATTATCACCGCGGTTTAAAACTGTTGAAAGAAAGCCTAGTGTCTGAAAATATCCTATTTGAAGAGAGGTGGCTGGAGAATGAATAA
- the spoIIP gene encoding stage II sporulation protein P — protein sequence MNNEEMIKKLKKTKSLNSPRKEFESELEEMLVEKFSKKSKNKLYLSYFSSVVASLLILLLIVSNQPNLLNNAVYNKDFEPVVFIYHTHNYEAFLGEKADPSMAWDENENITSLGKFLSSELEKRGVSALHDATNYHLELENKGMEYAQSYNLSREIVMEALNTHKSLEMTFDIHRDVQPRSITTTTINGEEVARINIVIGDGHENYLENLEFAKELYYKIENFYPNLARGVIASSHRNYNQDLLNKAFLIEIGGHENTIEEAKRSASYLAEVLADILN from the coding sequence ATGAATAATGAAGAAATGATAAAAAAATTAAAGAAAACGAAAAGTCTAAATTCTCCCCGCAAGGAATTTGAAAGTGAGCTTGAGGAAATGCTTGTCGAAAAGTTTTCTAAAAAGTCAAAAAACAAGTTATATCTTTCTTATTTTAGTTCGGTTGTTGCAAGCCTTCTAATCCTGTTACTAATTGTAAGTAATCAACCGAATCTTTTGAACAATGCTGTATACAATAAAGATTTTGAACCTGTTGTTTTCATTTACCATACCCATAATTACGAAGCATTTTTAGGAGAAAAAGCAGATCCTTCAATGGCCTGGGACGAAAATGAGAACATTACGTCACTTGGCAAATTTTTAAGTAGTGAGCTTGAAAAAAGAGGCGTTTCCGCCTTACATGATGCCACAAATTATCATCTAGAATTAGAAAACAAAGGAATGGAATATGCTCAATCTTATAATCTATCTCGAGAAATAGTAATGGAAGCATTAAATACACATAAAAGTTTAGAAATGACTTTCGATATTCATCGCGATGTCCAACCAAGAAGCATCACTACAACGACTATTAATGGCGAAGAGGTTGCAAGAATTAATATTGTTATTGGTGACGGTCACGAAAACTATTTAGAGAACTTAGAGTTTGCTAAAGAGCTTTATTATAAAATAGAAAATTTTTATCCTAACTTAGCAAGAGGAGTTATTGCTTCTTCTCACCGAAATTATAATCAGGACCTGCTAAATAAAGCCTTTTTAATTGAAATAGGTGGACACGAAAATACAATTGAAGAAGCAAAGAGAAGTGCATCTTATTTAGCAGAGGTATTAGCTGATATATTGAATTAA
- a CDS encoding bifunctional 2-polyprenyl-6-hydroxyphenol methylase/3-demethylubiquinol 3-O-methyltransferase UbiG: protein MNEIEYWYDTEYDEWERLERHKIEFDITKRFLDDFIKEENLEIFDIGGGPGRYAMYLSERGHKVTLLDLSKKNIEVAKRKSFEKGITLQGYIHGNALELGEFERQYDVILLMGPLYHLIKESDRRKAVEGAIKLLKPNGIIIVTFISSYAPIQDNLLHLYPIEFVEELLGYLENGENKEGKGFTTAYFINPNEAKEFMNSHGLQEVTFAGIENILGCKEKEINSLDESEYRKWIEIGYRLSSDESLIGTSQHLLYIGRKA, encoded by the coding sequence ATGAATGAAATCGAGTATTGGTATGATACTGAATACGACGAATGGGAAAGGTTAGAGCGTCATAAAATTGAGTTTGATATTACCAAACGGTTCCTTGATGATTTTATTAAAGAGGAGAATTTAGAAATCTTCGATATTGGTGGGGGTCCAGGCAGATATGCCATGTATTTATCAGAAAGAGGACATAAAGTAACTCTTTTGGACCTATCGAAAAAAAATATTGAAGTAGCAAAAAGAAAATCCTTTGAAAAAGGTATTACTTTACAGGGATACATTCACGGCAATGCATTGGAATTGGGGGAATTTGAGCGTCAATATGATGTTATCCTTCTAATGGGACCGTTATACCACTTGATAAAAGAATCCGATAGGAGAAAGGCAGTCGAAGGTGCGATAAAATTATTAAAGCCAAATGGAATTATAATTGTTACTTTTATCTCCAGTTATGCTCCAATACAAGATAATTTATTGCACTTATATCCAATTGAATTTGTTGAAGAATTACTTGGTTATTTAGAAAATGGAGAAAATAAAGAAGGCAAAGGTTTTACAACTGCATATTTTATTAATCCTAATGAAGCAAAAGAATTTATGAATAGCCACGGATTACAGGAGGTAACATTTGCAGGGATTGAAAATATTTTAGGTTGTAAGGAAAAAGAGATAAATTCATTAGATGAAAGTGAGTACAGGAAGTGGATAGAAATCGGGTATCGTCTAAGTTCTGATGAAAGTTTAATTGGTACAAGTCAACATTTGTTGTATATTGGTCGTAAAGCGTGA
- a CDS encoding GNAT family N-acetyltransferase gives MKFKVYDNANDFERKIESFLLEKEDIFSLFYGVLQAIKAGNYENPFMATIEEEGNVLAFFQMTPPHPLNLIFVDENRLDEIIDFFIRNMVEIEIDFRSIISLKEWAYKVAKKWEIKTGKAHQLLMDQGLYRLNKVNETLEHSPGSWRYAEENDSPLIEKWFNSFENDAGLPISPIEQVKKRVAMFLKEQEVFIWEDKGKIVSMMKKSRPTKNGVTVSLVYTPKEERKKGYARTLVKAVSRELLKDFNFCVLYTDMMNPTSNKIYREIGYERIADSVHLGFDKGE, from the coding sequence ATGAAATTTAAAGTTTATGATAATGCTAATGATTTTGAGAGAAAGATAGAGTCGTTTTTATTGGAGAAGGAAGATATATTCAGTCTTTTTTACGGTGTACTGCAAGCGATTAAAGCTGGTAATTATGAAAATCCATTTATGGCAACAATTGAGGAAGAGGGAAATGTATTAGCCTTTTTCCAAATGACACCCCCGCATCCGTTAAATCTTATTTTTGTCGATGAAAACCGTTTAGATGAAATAATAGATTTCTTCATAAGAAATATGGTCGAAATTGAAATTGACTTTCGTTCGATAATCAGTTTGAAAGAGTGGGCATACAAAGTCGCGAAGAAGTGGGAAATTAAAACTGGTAAGGCTCATCAACTGCTTATGGATCAGGGATTGTATCGTTTAAATAAGGTCAATGAAACGCTTGAACATAGTCCCGGTTCTTGGCGTTATGCGGAAGAAAATGATTCTCCACTTATAGAGAAGTGGTTCAACTCATTCGAAAATGATGCCGGACTGCCGATTTCTCCAATCGAACAAGTGAAAAAACGTGTTGCAATGTTTCTTAAGGAACAAGAGGTTTTTATTTGGGAGGATAAAGGAAAGATCGTATCTATGATGAAGAAGTCACGTCCTACAAAGAACGGTGTAACCGTTAGTTTGGTTTATACGCCAAAGGAAGAACGCAAAAAAGGATATGCTCGGACGCTTGTTAAGGCGGTTTCAAGAGAACTACTTAAAGACTTCAACTTTTGCGTCCTGTACACAGATATGATGAATCCGACATCAAATAAGATCTATAGAGAAATTGGCTATGAAAGGATTGCAGACTCTGTTCATCTTGGTTTTGATAAAGGCGAATAA